One Stenotrophomonas sp. SAU14A_NAIMI4_5 DNA segment encodes these proteins:
- a CDS encoding site-specific integrase, with protein MTSSSSQHLNSYLADPTGTLKLTDVRIGRVRIGEMIVTGREAAIHAQEIINDACERTRRANLGKNGTRYPEPLPVAAPARLLSIEIRDYLADRERMGLTRNTIESTARTLKLLQMACGDIPVSRIDHTHIYRLWDLLRWSPPLLLSDPMYRDWTFEQAVARGKKLCVDPPAPATAEKHRRFLVTFFGRLEEAKAIIASPMRVFAEVKKDLAIDPNKAERLFDEQDMQRIFAPQTFIPWAMKSPHRWWVPMIGLYTGARINEVAQLKLHDIVQESGVWCIRIQKTIDSDLGHKDRNRSRQSLKGKAALRTLPIPQPLLDAGFLAFVEDIRACGHPRLFPHLSAGVRRDNGDTNARYSQGVLNQFSRYMKDLGFPKGVGFHAFRHTLATELHHMGVADEDIALVTGHSISKRVPVLHEAYFHKKPAQARTKQIAVLEKYHPDVVLPVYQTGQFKAALSDPRKFYP; from the coding sequence GTGACCTCCTCCTCCTCCCAACACCTCAACTCCTACTTGGCCGACCCAACCGGCACGCTCAAGCTGACAGACGTTCGCATTGGCCGCGTCCGCATCGGCGAAATGATCGTGACTGGCCGAGAAGCAGCCATCCACGCTCAAGAGATCATCAACGACGCCTGTGAACGGACCCGTCGAGCGAACCTTGGAAAGAATGGCACGCGCTACCCCGAGCCGCTCCCCGTGGCCGCCCCTGCTCGATTGCTGTCTATCGAGATCCGGGACTACTTGGCTGACCGCGAGCGCATGGGCCTGACACGCAACACCATCGAGTCCACGGCGCGGACATTGAAGCTGCTCCAGATGGCCTGCGGGGACATTCCTGTTTCTCGAATCGACCATACCCACATCTATAGGTTGTGGGACCTTCTGCGCTGGTCTCCGCCGCTATTACTGTCGGACCCGATGTATCGCGATTGGACGTTCGAGCAGGCGGTAGCTCGAGGCAAGAAGTTGTGCGTCGATCCGCCTGCTCCCGCCACAGCTGAAAAGCACCGCAGGTTCTTGGTTACGTTCTTCGGGCGATTGGAAGAAGCAAAGGCCATCATCGCCTCGCCCATGCGCGTTTTCGCGGAGGTCAAGAAAGACCTGGCTATTGACCCCAACAAAGCCGAGAGGCTGTTTGATGAGCAGGATATGCAGCGCATCTTCGCCCCTCAGACCTTCATCCCGTGGGCAATGAAATCCCCGCATCGTTGGTGGGTGCCCATGATTGGCTTATATACCGGCGCACGTATCAATGAAGTGGCTCAGCTCAAGTTGCACGACATCGTTCAGGAGAGCGGCGTATGGTGCATCCGCATCCAAAAGACCATCGACAGCGACCTTGGCCATAAAGACCGGAATCGAAGCCGCCAAAGCCTAAAAGGCAAAGCAGCCCTCCGAACGCTCCCCATTCCCCAACCGCTGCTCGACGCTGGTTTCCTGGCGTTCGTGGAGGACATCCGCGCTTGTGGCCATCCTCGCCTCTTCCCCCACCTGTCTGCCGGCGTGCGACGCGACAATGGCGACACCAATGCCCGTTACAGCCAAGGCGTCCTCAATCAGTTCAGCCGATACATGAAGGATCTCGGATTTCCTAAAGGCGTTGGGTTCCACGCCTTCCGGCACACCCTTGCCACGGAGCTGCATCACATGGGGGTGGCAGATGAGGACATTGCCCTGGTCACCGGCCACTCCATCAGCAAGCGGGTCCCTGTGCTGCACGAGGCCTATTTCCACAAGAAGCCAGCGCAGGCACGAACGAAGCAGATCGCAGTCCTGGAGAAGTATCACCCTGACGTGGTGCTTCCGGTCTACCAAACGGGGCAGTTCAAGGCGGCGTTGTCGGACCCTCGCAAGTTCTACCCCTAA
- a CDS encoding helix-turn-helix transcriptional regulator — MPQPKTPVTVYGKRLRSARVAKGWTQAQLAERIGMVDSVSGATRVSRYETGQHDPDPATSQALAKALGLPVAYFHATSDTLAEVILLIAKLPLSKQKEVLKRLREIVD; from the coding sequence ATGCCGCAACCCAAGACGCCCGTCACGGTTTACGGAAAGCGCCTGCGCAGTGCGCGGGTGGCGAAAGGCTGGACTCAGGCCCAACTGGCCGAGCGCATTGGGATGGTGGACTCGGTGTCTGGGGCGACTCGAGTGAGCCGATACGAGACGGGGCAGCACGACCCGGACCCGGCTACCTCTCAGGCCTTGGCAAAAGCCCTCGGCCTACCGGTGGCCTATTTCCACGCAACCTCGGACACGCTGGCTGAAGTCATCCTACTGATCGCCAAACTTCCACTTTCCAAGCAGAAGGAAGTGTTGAAGAGGCTGCGTGAGATCGTTGACTAG
- a CDS encoding retron Ec67 family RNA-directed DNA polymerase/endonuclease — MSELAKLKACTTIGDLARLLGFQAKTLGYIAWGTPFAAKYSTFDIPKRSGGKRTIHAPSPQLKLAQGKLSTLLQACEKEIEEDLGVKRTVAHGFKLGRSILTNADVHRRQRYVLNFDLSDFFGTINFGRVRGFLIGNRNFRLHPDVATLIAQIACHEDMLPQGAPTSPVISNLIGNILDIRLSKMARAHGCAYSRYADDITMSTSQPDFPNGIATKVDSASKWALAKEVEQAVVACGFRINHAKTRLLHRRSRQDVTGIVVNRHVNVNADYRRAVRAMVNNLCSTGTYHREKSIVVADETTMVSIDGTRPQLEGMLGFLLQVERYRQSDELPPPALSSTELLLHRFLFFTTFASNDKPVILFEGKTDNIYISAAIRRLGASYPLLMAPGSKDLLVKLLPHTKTRERIFSLTGGDNPLTNFIISYRENYRRIKAPKGANPVIVIFDNDNGSNAVIAAIKKHYKLEMPNGTQYLRVYDNLYVLLTSSKGSASHCIEHFFSAATLAKTLSGKKLNLSNKKLKDDEYGKAWFAEKIVKPYYKDIDFSGFSGILDPISEIIQNHSP; from the coding sequence ATGAGTGAGTTGGCCAAGCTAAAAGCATGCACCACGATTGGCGACTTGGCGCGACTACTGGGCTTTCAGGCAAAAACTCTCGGCTACATAGCTTGGGGAACGCCATTTGCAGCCAAATACAGCACTTTCGACATCCCCAAACGCTCAGGTGGCAAGCGGACGATCCACGCACCTTCTCCACAGTTGAAGCTTGCTCAAGGAAAGCTCTCGACACTACTGCAGGCATGCGAAAAGGAAATTGAAGAGGATTTGGGAGTCAAGCGCACCGTCGCTCACGGGTTTAAGCTAGGCCGATCCATTCTTACCAACGCCGACGTGCACCGACGCCAGCGTTACGTGCTCAACTTCGACCTGTCAGACTTCTTTGGAACCATCAACTTTGGACGAGTCCGTGGATTCCTAATCGGCAATCGTAACTTTCGGCTGCATCCGGATGTCGCGACCCTGATTGCTCAGATAGCCTGTCATGAGGACATGCTTCCTCAGGGAGCCCCCACTTCTCCTGTAATCTCTAACTTGATTGGGAACATCCTGGACATTAGGTTGTCCAAGATGGCCCGCGCTCACGGCTGCGCCTACTCTCGCTACGCGGACGACATCACAATGTCCACCTCGCAGCCTGATTTCCCCAATGGCATCGCCACTAAAGTAGATTCCGCGTCAAAGTGGGCACTTGCGAAAGAAGTTGAGCAAGCAGTTGTGGCCTGCGGCTTCAGAATCAACCACGCCAAGACACGACTTCTCCACCGCCGCTCCCGACAAGATGTAACAGGCATTGTCGTCAACAGGCACGTCAATGTGAATGCTGACTATCGTAGAGCGGTTCGGGCGATGGTCAATAATCTATGCTCAACCGGCACCTATCACCGAGAAAAATCCATTGTTGTAGCAGACGAAACGACCATGGTGTCCATCGACGGGACTCGGCCACAACTCGAGGGCATGCTGGGATTTTTGCTACAAGTGGAGCGCTACCGGCAGTCAGACGAGCTTCCTCCGCCAGCCTTGAGCTCTACAGAGCTGCTGCTACATCGCTTTCTTTTCTTTACAACATTCGCAAGCAACGATAAGCCGGTTATCCTTTTCGAAGGAAAGACCGACAACATATACATAAGTGCCGCAATCAGGCGATTAGGGGCGTCCTATCCACTACTCATGGCGCCAGGATCCAAGGATCTGCTCGTTAAACTACTGCCCCATACAAAGACGCGGGAGAGAATTTTTAGCCTAACCGGCGGCGACAACCCTTTGACGAACTTCATTATCTCCTACCGAGAAAACTACCGGCGTATTAAGGCCCCGAAAGGGGCGAATCCCGTCATAGTCATTTTCGACAACGACAATGGATCCAATGCTGTCATTGCAGCGATCAAAAAGCACTATAAGCTTGAGATGCCGAATGGGACCCAGTATTTAAGGGTTTACGACAATCTCTATGTCCTACTGACTTCGAGCAAGGGCTCTGCAAGCCATTGCATTGAGCACTTCTTCAGCGCAGCAACGTTAGCCAAGACCCTTTCCGGGAAAAAGCTTAACTTGTCTAACAAAAAGCTTAAGGACGACGAATATGGGAAAGCATGGTTTGCGGAGAAGATCGTGAAGCCTTATTACAAGGACATCGACTTCTCTGGTTTCAGCGGGATTTTGGACCCAATTTCCGAGATCATTCAAAACCACTCCCCTTGA
- a CDS encoding site-specific integrase, with product MPLEVSIEVSIMPKPFLLARPAGLYARFFVPTDLRALVGTRYLVRSLGPCRGDHARLVAAMMGMALCSAFDAMRKGIAVDVDELLKKVRNGEIQELILHDVKLPNGTRIAQAQLENPADAALFGDLMARAATDETSGTPGQKMPKRPKIDWDASESTTGKAAGGLMLSKAVSDHLADLTAARLHQKTVLESRHTLRLLAGIIGQDVPVSTLSQDHVRRFFEGARCWPSNATKRPAYRDLSVQEVIKLAKANAEPEPAAWTMAKHRQRLSVFLVSLVQGKHLTVNPLDGIRAISTPDAEDKGSPFTDAELQAIFDPVEFPKWASKYAHRWFGPILGLYSGARVNEIAQLRLDDIETIDGVPGFFIRQGAKGQSIKNRNSRRFVPLAKPVIESGFLDYVEDARRAGGEQLFPDLPNSTGLGFGRQLSRQFSVYIKRQGVSAKGQGFHGFRHTMASRLDEAGVSASAIAAITGHGTGQTVLEKFYIDRRSLPDRVASLEKFSASVSLPPYGAEQFQPSKRCD from the coding sequence ATGCCCCTTGAGGTATCAATCGAGGTATCAATCATGCCCAAGCCCTTTTTGCTGGCACGCCCAGCTGGGCTCTACGCACGCTTCTTTGTGCCTACAGATCTGCGAGCCCTCGTTGGCACGCGTTACCTTGTCCGTTCGCTCGGGCCATGCCGAGGCGACCACGCCAGGTTGGTGGCGGCCATGATGGGAATGGCACTATGCTCAGCGTTCGATGCCATGCGGAAAGGGATTGCCGTGGACGTGGACGAGCTGCTGAAGAAGGTTCGCAACGGAGAAATTCAAGAGTTGATCCTGCACGATGTGAAGTTGCCTAACGGCACTCGCATTGCTCAGGCGCAACTGGAAAATCCGGCGGATGCAGCGCTGTTCGGTGACCTGATGGCCCGAGCTGCGACTGATGAGACCTCCGGCACCCCGGGTCAAAAGATGCCCAAGCGCCCGAAGATCGATTGGGACGCCAGTGAGTCGACCACGGGAAAGGCCGCAGGCGGGCTGATGCTGTCGAAGGCCGTCAGTGATCACTTGGCTGACCTTACAGCGGCTCGTCTTCATCAGAAGACCGTGTTGGAGAGCCGGCACACGCTGCGGTTGCTTGCCGGGATCATCGGGCAAGACGTGCCGGTGTCGACCCTCAGCCAAGACCACGTCCGACGCTTCTTTGAAGGCGCGCGCTGTTGGCCGTCCAATGCGACCAAGCGGCCGGCCTACCGCGACCTCTCGGTCCAGGAAGTCATCAAGTTGGCAAAAGCCAACGCCGAACCTGAGCCGGCCGCCTGGACGATGGCCAAGCATCGGCAGCGCCTCAGCGTCTTCTTAGTTTCACTAGTGCAAGGCAAGCATCTGACGGTCAACCCTCTGGATGGCATCCGGGCTATTTCCACCCCAGATGCGGAGGACAAGGGATCGCCCTTCACAGACGCTGAGCTGCAAGCAATCTTTGACCCGGTCGAGTTCCCCAAGTGGGCATCCAAATACGCTCACCGTTGGTTTGGGCCCATCTTGGGCCTCTATTCGGGAGCACGGGTCAACGAGATTGCCCAGCTCCGCTTGGATGACATCGAGACCATCGATGGGGTGCCCGGCTTCTTCATTCGGCAGGGAGCGAAGGGCCAGAGCATCAAGAACCGAAACAGCCGACGGTTCGTCCCACTGGCCAAGCCGGTCATCGAGTCGGGGTTCTTGGACTACGTGGAGGATGCGCGGCGTGCTGGCGGTGAGCAGCTCTTCCCGGATCTGCCCAACTCAACGGGGCTGGGGTTCGGGCGGCAGCTGAGCCGCCAGTTCTCCGTCTACATCAAGAGGCAAGGTGTTTCGGCAAAGGGGCAAGGGTTCCATGGTTTCCGCCACACGATGGCTTCTAGGCTGGACGAGGCCGGTGTATCAGCGTCCGCCATTGCTGCGATTACAGGGCACGGCACCGGACAGACCGTCTTGGAGAAGTTTTACATCGATAGGCGTAGCTTGCCGGACCGTGTCGCGAGCCTTGAAAAGTTCAGCGCATCCGTCTCTCTCCCCCCTTACGGCGCAGAGCAATTTCAGCCCTCTAAACGCTGCGATTGA
- a CDS encoding autotransporter domain-containing protein: MLLSKRPIRSLMAAAIALAALPAMAGESPFTRTVFFGDSLTDSGYYRPLLPAEVRPVTGQFTTNPGWEWSQFVADYYGTNASPNGNGQTGDNYAVGGARVGVDLTQPAFGNVPVPSLKTQFANYLAANGGKADPNALYTVWGGANDLFSITAPAQAPAVIGAAVTTQIGIVASLKQAGAQYVMVPNLPDVGITPGFIDRGAAGQAQGTALSNAYNNALYGGLKQAGIEFIPLDTYTLLHEIIANPGMYGFSNVTGRACLVASSLTCSPLAYATPDAANSYLFADDVHPTSAAHQMLGQYAISILEGPRLQQILTHSAQTIGRSRADQVSLHQAGRPADGMSWWGGVRGDMQRYDHADVYDGVAPAGLFGVDWARDGMVVGGFAGFGRMNADFGNSRGDFTQKDTTAGLFAGWYGDRIWVNGQVSYTWLSYDVNRKVQLGPATREHGGSPDGSNLTAALNAGYEFGTEGGFRHGPIASVIWQKVKIDGYTESADANTLATALGYGKQDVDSTVGRIGWQARFDGGAVKPYVQVTYDHEFEDTKQASAWVQSLPDVGMYRVPGMDFDKNYATAIFGARMELFGLQSNIGLSATTLQKRAQDATLFANFSGSF, from the coding sequence ATGCTGCTCAGCAAACGCCCGATCCGCTCCCTGATGGCGGCCGCGATCGCGCTCGCCGCGCTGCCGGCCATGGCAGGCGAATCCCCGTTCACCCGCACCGTGTTCTTCGGTGACAGCCTGACCGACAGCGGCTACTACCGCCCGCTGCTGCCGGCCGAAGTGCGTCCGGTCACCGGCCAGTTCACCACCAACCCGGGCTGGGAGTGGTCGCAGTTTGTCGCCGACTACTACGGCACCAACGCCAGCCCCAACGGCAACGGCCAGACCGGTGACAACTACGCCGTCGGTGGCGCCCGCGTGGGCGTCGACCTGACCCAGCCGGCGTTCGGCAACGTGCCGGTGCCGTCGCTGAAGACCCAGTTTGCCAACTACCTGGCCGCCAACGGTGGCAAGGCCGACCCGAACGCGCTGTACACCGTCTGGGGCGGCGCCAACGACCTGTTCTCGATCACCGCCCCGGCCCAGGCGCCGGCCGTGATCGGTGCCGCGGTCACCACCCAGATCGGCATCGTGGCCAGCCTGAAGCAGGCCGGCGCGCAGTACGTGATGGTGCCCAACCTGCCCGACGTCGGCATCACCCCGGGGTTCATCGACCGCGGCGCCGCCGGCCAAGCACAGGGCACCGCCCTGTCCAACGCCTACAACAACGCCCTGTACGGTGGCCTGAAGCAGGCCGGCATCGAGTTCATTCCGCTCGATACCTACACCCTGCTGCACGAAATCATCGCCAACCCGGGCATGTACGGCTTCAGCAACGTCACCGGCCGCGCCTGCCTGGTGGCCTCGTCGCTGACCTGCAGCCCGCTGGCCTACGCCACCCCGGATGCGGCCAACAGCTATCTGTTTGCCGATGACGTGCACCCGACCTCGGCCGCGCACCAGATGTTGGGCCAGTACGCCATCTCGATCCTGGAAGGCCCGCGCCTGCAGCAGATCCTGACCCATTCGGCGCAGACCATCGGCCGCTCGCGTGCCGACCAGGTCAGCCTGCACCAGGCCGGCCGTCCGGCCGACGGCATGTCCTGGTGGGGTGGCGTGCGCGGCGACATGCAGCGCTACGACCACGCCGATGTGTACGACGGCGTGGCTCCGGCCGGCCTGTTCGGTGTCGACTGGGCGCGTGACGGCATGGTCGTCGGCGGCTTCGCCGGCTTCGGCCGCATGAACGCCGACTTCGGCAACAGCCGTGGCGACTTCACCCAGAAGGACACCACCGCCGGTCTGTTCGCCGGCTGGTACGGCGACCGCATCTGGGTCAACGGCCAGGTCAGCTACACCTGGCTGTCCTATGACGTGAACCGCAAGGTCCAGCTCGGCCCGGCCACCCGCGAACACGGCGGCTCGCCGGACGGCAGCAACCTGACCGCAGCCCTGAACGCCGGTTACGAGTTCGGCACCGAAGGCGGCTTCCGCCACGGCCCGATCGCCTCGGTGATCTGGCAGAAGGTGAAGATCGACGGCTATACCGAATCCGCCGATGCCAACACCCTGGCCACCGCGCTGGGCTACGGCAAGCAGGACGTCGATTCCACCGTCGGCCGCATCGGCTGGCAGGCCCGCTTCGATGGCGGCGCCGTCAAGCCGTACGTGCAGGTGACCTACGACCACGAGTTCGAGGACACCAAGCAGGCCAGCGCCTGGGTGCAGAGCCTGCCGGACGTGGGCATGTACCGCGTGCCGGGCATGGACTTCGACAAGAACTATGCAACCGCCATCTTCGGCGCGCGCATGGAACTGTTCGGCCTGCAGAGCAACATCGGCCTGAGCGCCACCACCCTGCAGAAGCGTGCGCAGGACGCGACGCTGTTCGCCAACTTCAGCGGCAGCTTCTGA
- the thiS gene encoding sulfur carrier protein ThiS — protein MNIQLNGESRTLPASATLHDLLAAEQLLQRRVAVEVNGEIVSRSRHGEHVLAEGDVVEIVHALGGG, from the coding sequence ATGAACATCCAGCTCAATGGCGAATCCCGCACCCTGCCCGCTTCGGCGACCCTCCACGACCTGCTCGCCGCCGAGCAGCTGCTGCAGCGCCGGGTGGCGGTGGAAGTGAATGGCGAGATCGTCAGCCGCAGCCGCCATGGCGAGCATGTGCTGGCCGAAGGTGATGTGGTGGAGATCGTGCACGCGCTGGGCGGTGGTTGA
- a CDS encoding thiazole synthase translates to MNLPVSPDSLVIAGKTYGSRLLTGTGKFKDLEETRLATEAAGAQIVTVAIRRTNIGQNPGEPNLLDVLPPDRYTILPNTAGCYTAEDAVRTCRLARELLDGHNLTKLEVLGDQKSLYPDVVQTLKAAEQLVKDGFDVMVYTSDDPILAKRLEEIGCAAVMPLAAPIGSGLGIQNKYNLLQIIEDAKVPIIVDAGVGTASDAAIAMELGCDGVLMNTAIAGARHPVLMASAMRKAVEAGREAFLAGRIPRKRYASASSPIDGLIG, encoded by the coding sequence ATGAACCTCCCTGTCTCCCCCGATTCGCTGGTGATCGCCGGCAAGACCTATGGCTCGCGGCTGCTTACCGGCACCGGCAAGTTCAAGGATCTGGAAGAAACCCGCCTGGCCACCGAGGCTGCTGGCGCCCAGATCGTCACCGTGGCCATCCGCCGCACCAACATCGGCCAGAACCCGGGCGAACCGAACCTGCTGGACGTGCTGCCGCCGGACCGCTACACCATCCTGCCCAACACCGCTGGCTGCTACACCGCCGAAGACGCCGTGCGCACCTGCCGCCTGGCCCGTGAGCTGCTGGACGGCCACAACCTGACCAAGCTGGAAGTGCTGGGCGACCAGAAGTCGCTGTACCCGGACGTGGTGCAGACCCTCAAGGCCGCCGAGCAGCTGGTCAAGGACGGCTTTGACGTGATGGTCTACACCTCCGACGATCCGATCCTGGCCAAGCGCCTGGAAGAGATCGGCTGCGCTGCGGTGATGCCGCTGGCCGCGCCGATCGGCTCGGGCCTGGGCATCCAGAACAAGTACAACCTGCTGCAGATCATCGAAGACGCCAAGGTGCCGATCATCGTCGACGCCGGCGTGGGCACCGCTTCCGATGCCGCCATCGCGATGGAACTGGGCTGCGACGGCGTGCTGATGAACACCGCGATCGCCGGTGCGCGCCACCCGGTGCTGATGGCCAGCGCCATGCGCAAGGCCGTCGAAGCCGGCCGCGAGGCCTTCCTGGCCGGCCGCATCCCGCGCAAGCGCTATGCCAGCGCCTCCTCCCCGATTGATGGGCTGATCGGCTGA
- the trmB gene encoding tRNA (guanosine(46)-N7)-methyltransferase TrmB, with protein MTNPFDSAGSKAPPKPFTVSEGRREVRSFVLRQGRFTPAQQRAFDERWPRFGIDYNGQPRDLDATFGRPAHKVLEIGFGNGAAMRFAAQHDPSRDYIGIEVHAPGVGRLLNALADDNADHVRLYHHDAVEVLQNEIADGALDEVRIYFPDPWHKKRHNKRRLLQPAFAELIVRKLRPGGRLHCATDWEDYAEQMWDVLDATAGLVNRAGPRGSVPRPDWRPQTHFETRGQNLGHGVWDLLYDRT; from the coding sequence ATGACCAATCCTTTTGACAGCGCCGGCTCCAAGGCCCCGCCCAAGCCCTTCACCGTGAGCGAGGGCCGCCGCGAGGTGCGCAGCTTCGTGCTGCGCCAGGGCCGCTTCACCCCCGCCCAGCAGCGCGCGTTCGACGAACGCTGGCCGCGCTTCGGCATCGACTACAACGGCCAGCCGCGCGACCTGGACGCCACCTTCGGTCGTCCGGCGCACAAGGTGCTGGAAATCGGCTTCGGCAATGGTGCGGCCATGCGCTTCGCCGCGCAGCACGATCCGTCGCGCGACTACATCGGCATCGAAGTGCACGCCCCGGGCGTGGGCCGCCTGCTGAACGCGCTGGCCGATGACAACGCCGACCACGTGCGCCTGTACCACCACGATGCCGTGGAAGTGCTGCAGAACGAGATCGCCGACGGTGCGCTGGATGAAGTGCGCATCTACTTCCCGGACCCGTGGCACAAGAAGCGCCACAACAAGCGCCGCCTGCTGCAGCCGGCGTTCGCCGAGCTGATCGTGCGCAAGCTGCGCCCGGGCGGCCGCCTGCACTGCGCCACCGACTGGGAAGACTACGCCGAGCAGATGTGGGACGTGCTCGACGCCACTGCCGGCCTAGTCAACCGTGCCGGCCCGCGTGGCAGCGTGCCGCGCCCGGACTGGCGCCCGCAAACGCACTTCGAGACCCGCGGCCAGAACCTGGGCCACGGCGTCTGGGACCTGCTGTACGACCGCACCTGA
- a CDS encoding SLC13 family permease — translation MDTALTLTNDMKLVLGLVGFTMAMFLFERIRADVVALVVLVVLGVTGLIAPEEIFGGFSGNAVMSIIATTILGAGLDRTGALNRLAAWLLRRGHGVEQRLLMMTTAIAGLNSSFMQNPSVMALYLPVASRLVARTGLTLQRLLLPISAAIVMGGALTMVGNSPLILLNDLLASANNNLPSGLATIEPLRMFAPLPIGVALLIASLLYFRYYGDRKLIEEESLVNDGVTPARTESYFAKTYGIEGDVFELVVTAESPLVGMTLGEAETLHDAPLLLALKTGNDTRLAPPAEMRIWVGSVLGAMGPRGEVHDFAQNQFLRMSSRLKHLGDLFNPSRAGISEAVVPPTSNVIGKSAADLRLRKERGISLLAINRDKQVIREDVRDVQLRAGDMLVFHSIWTDLAQAAKSRDFVVVTDYPTGEQRPHKFKIAMAIFALTILIALTSKLPVALTLMTGVAGMLLTGVLRMDEAYASINWKTVFMMAGLIPLGWAMDSSGAAAWVAGHTIDKLPTGIPIWVLELALALLTTVFSLVISHVGATIVMVPIAVNLALAAGGNPTAFALIVALSASNNLMTASNPVISMITGPANYTPREMWRVGGPLSLIYTLVVVVMINLMF, via the coding sequence ATGGATACCGCGCTGACGCTGACCAACGACATGAAGCTCGTGCTCGGGCTGGTCGGCTTCACGATGGCGATGTTCCTGTTCGAGCGCATCCGCGCCGACGTGGTCGCGCTGGTGGTTCTGGTGGTGCTCGGTGTCACCGGCCTGATCGCTCCGGAAGAAATCTTCGGTGGCTTCTCGGGTAACGCGGTGATGAGCATCATCGCCACCACCATCCTTGGTGCGGGCCTGGACCGCACCGGGGCGCTGAACCGGCTGGCGGCGTGGCTGCTGCGGCGCGGCCATGGCGTGGAACAGCGGCTGCTGATGATGACCACGGCCATCGCCGGCCTGAACTCGTCTTTCATGCAGAACCCCTCGGTGATGGCGCTGTACCTGCCGGTGGCCTCACGGCTGGTCGCACGGACCGGCCTGACCCTGCAGCGGCTGCTGCTGCCGATCTCGGCGGCGATCGTGATGGGCGGCGCGCTGACCATGGTCGGCAACTCGCCGCTGATCCTGCTGAACGATCTGCTGGCCTCGGCCAACAACAACCTGCCCTCGGGCCTGGCCACCATCGAGCCGCTGCGCATGTTCGCGCCGCTGCCGATCGGCGTGGCCCTGCTGATCGCCTCGCTGCTGTATTTCCGCTACTACGGCGACCGCAAGCTGATCGAAGAGGAAAGCCTGGTCAACGACGGGGTGACCCCGGCGCGCACCGAGAGCTATTTCGCCAAGACCTACGGCATCGAAGGCGATGTGTTCGAGCTGGTGGTGACCGCCGAAAGCCCGCTGGTGGGCATGACCCTGGGCGAGGCCGAGACCCTGCACGATGCGCCGCTGCTGCTGGCGCTGAAGACCGGCAACGACACCCGCCTGGCGCCGCCGGCGGAGATGCGCATCTGGGTCGGCAGCGTGCTGGGTGCGATGGGCCCGCGCGGGGAAGTGCACGATTTCGCGCAGAACCAGTTCCTGCGCATGTCCTCGCGGCTGAAGCACCTGGGCGACCTGTTCAACCCCAGCCGCGCCGGTATTTCCGAGGCAGTGGTGCCGCCCACCTCCAACGTGATCGGCAAGAGCGCGGCCGACCTGCGCCTGCGCAAGGAGCGCGGCATCAGCCTGCTGGCGATCAACCGCGACAAGCAGGTAATCCGCGAGGACGTGCGCGACGTGCAGCTGCGCGCCGGCGACATGCTGGTCTTCCACAGCATATGGACCGACCTGGCGCAGGCCGCCAAGAGCCGCGACTTCGTGGTGGTGACCGACTACCCGACCGGCGAGCAGCGCCCGCACAAGTTCAAGATCGCGATGGCGATCTTCGCCCTGACCATCCTGATCGCGCTGACCAGCAAGCTGCCGGTGGCGCTGACCCTGATGACCGGCGTGGCCGGCATGCTGCTGACCGGCGTGCTGCGCATGGACGAGGCCTACGCCTCGATCAACTGGAAAACGGTTTTCATGATGGCCGGGCTGATTCCGCTCGGCTGGGCGATGGATTCCAGTGGCGCGGCGGCCTGGGTGGCCGGCCACACGATCGACAAGCTGCCGACCGGCATCCCGATCTGGGTGCTGGAGCTGGCGCTGGCGCTGCTGACCACGGTGTTCTCGCTGGTGATCAGCCACGTGGGCGCGACCATCGTGATGGTGCCCATCGCGGTGAACCTGGCGCTGGCGGCAGGCGGCAACCCGACCGCATTCGCGCTGATCGTGGCGCTGTCGGCGTCCAACAACCTGATGACGGCCTCCAACCCGGTGATTTCGATGATCACCGGCCCGGCCAACTACACCCCGCGCGAGATGTGGCGGGTCGGCGGACCGCTGTCGCTGATCTACACGCTGGTGGTGGTGGTGATGATCAACCTGATGTTCTGA
- a CDS encoding Rieske (2Fe-2S) protein, which yields MTAAAALIALDALADGAFAEVEAVVEGDAESLVLYRDGAQVRAFLNICPHAGRRLDWAPGQFLKSREGHLVCAAHGASFALDSGDCIAGPCKGDRLRAVPVDIRDGQVYLA from the coding sequence ATGACTGCCGCCGCTGCCCTGATCGCCCTTGATGCCCTTGCCGATGGGGCGTTTGCCGAGGTCGAAGCGGTGGTCGAAGGCGATGCCGAATCGCTGGTGCTGTACCGCGACGGCGCGCAGGTGCGCGCGTTCCTGAACATCTGTCCGCACGCCGGCCGCCGCCTGGACTGGGCACCGGGCCAGTTCCTCAAGAGCCGCGAAGGCCACCTGGTGTGTGCCGCCCACGGCGCCTCGTTCGCCCTGGACAGCGGCGATTGCATCGCCGGCCCCTGCAAGGGCGACCGCCTGCGCGCGGTGCCGGTCGACATCCGCGACGGCCAGGTCTACCTGGCCTGA